The proteins below come from a single Tigriopus californicus strain San Diego chromosome 3, Tcal_SD_v2.1, whole genome shotgun sequence genomic window:
- the LOC131877710 gene encoding uncharacterized protein LOC131877710, which yields MLSLRLLYFQAFGTLVGLSVVLVVVSGDEDIALNITPLEELTKVPLCSWVPQDIVECDIIVEPVCKTKVTRECRIQSTPRRRCGRRKERKKCTVVPYPECKRICMSPEKDEIQKCKVVELCTKSGDGEDCPLEEICYNKPLSTPELRARCLVESCQKCEIVEDRSGDSNDIDDCETRADPGPDCDLIETQECVEEEREICETRPGDPVLVCDE from the exons ATGCTCTCGCTTAGACTGCTGTATTTTCAAGCGTTTGGAACCCTGGTAGGATTATCCGTGGTTTTAGTGGTTGTTAGTGGTGACGAAGATATTGCCCTCAACATCACG CCTTTGGAGGAATTGACCAAGGTTCCATTATGCTCATGGGTGCCTCAAGACATTGTGGAATGCGATATCATCGTGGAACCCGTTTGCAAAACCAAAGTGACGAGGGAATGCCGCATCCAATCAACTCCAAGGAGACGATGCGGTCggaggaaagagaggaaaaaatgcaCCGTGGTGCCCTATCCCGAATGTAAACGCATTTGCATGAGTCCGGAAAAGGACGAAATCCAGAAATGTAAAGTGGTGGAACTCTGCACAAAGTCAGGAGACGGCGAAGATTGTCCTTTGGAAGAGATTTGTTATAACAAACCTCTGTCCACCCCGGAGTTACGGGCCCGTTGTTTGGTGGAAAGCTGTCAGAAGTGTGAGATTGTCGAGGATAGGAGCGGAGACTCCAATGATATCGATGACTGTGAAACTCGAGCAGATCCAGGTCCTGATTGCGATTTGATTGAGACGCAAGAGTGTGTGGAGGAAGAGCGGGAGATCTGTGAGACCAGACCCGGTGATCCTGTCCTGGTCTGTGATGAATGA